Part of the Stackebrandtia endophytica genome is shown below.
CACAGCGCCCCTGGATCTACCTGATCGTCGCCACCGGTGACATCTACGAGGACATCCCGCAGGCGCAAGCCGCCGCGCGGGCCGGGGCCGACGTCATCGCGGTGATCCGTTCGACAGGACAGTCTCTTCTGGACTATGTTCCGGAGGGCGCCACCCGAGAGGGATTCGCCGGAACCTATGCCACCGGCGAGAACTTCCGCCTCATGCGGGCCGCACTCGACGAGACCTCCCGCGAACTGGGCCGCTACGTCCGGCTGTGCAACTACGCCTCCGGCCTGTGCATGCCCGAGATCGCGGCGCTGGCCGGAATGCACCGGCTGGACATGATGCTCAACGACTCGATGTACGGCATCCTGTTCCGCGACATCAACCCGATCCGCACCTTCGTCGACCAGCGCCTGTCCCGCCAGATCCACGCGCGGGCCGGAATCATCATCAACACCGGTGAGGACAACTACCTCACCACCGCCGACGCCGTCGAAGCCGCGCACACCGTCACGGTCTCGCAGTTGCTGAACGAGTTCTTCGCCCACGAGGCCGGACTACCCGATCAGTTGTTGGGCCTGGGACACGCCTTCGAGATCAATCCCGATCTGACGGACTCGTTCCGGATGGAACTGGCCCACGCCATGCTGGCGCGGCAGCTGTTCCCCGACTGCCCGTTGAAGTGGATGCCGCCGACCCGTCACATGACCGGCGACGTCTTCAAGGGCAACCTCCTGGACGGTTTCTTCAACCTCGCCGGTGCCATGACCGGGCAGGGAATCCTGTTGGTGGGCATGATGACCGAGGCCGTGGTGACGCCGTGGCTGTCCGACCGTGACATCGCGTTGCAGAACGTCCGGTACGTGCTCAACGCGTGCGGCGGGTTGGTCGAGGACTTCCATCCGCCGGCCGACGGCTTCATCGCGCGGCGGGCTCAGCAGGTTCTCGGCGAGGCGGTGGAACTGCTGGAGAAGATCGTCGACGACGGGCTGCTCCGCGCGATCGGAGAGGGCACCTTCGGCATCATGAAACGCCCCGCCGACGCCGGACGAGGCCTGGACGGCGTGGAGAAACACGCCGAGGACTACTACAACCCCGCCAGCGACCTGTTGGAGAACTCCTCCGGCGAGGAGTGACACCACCGTCACGGGAGGACCATCGAAAACCACCCTCCACCCGGGTGTGGAGACTCGTCGAATCGACCATGGAGAAACCACGATGAGCAACATCATTCGGCCTTACGGCGACACCACCGGAGACGGCATGGTGCAGCTGTCGTTCACGCTTCCGATACCGCACGACAAACGGTCGGAGGGTGCCGCCGCGCAACTGGCGGGAAAGATGGGCCTCGATCCGGTGATGGTGGTCCACGCCAGCCAGATCGGTACGTCGCACACCTTCTTCGTCGTGTACGGCAAGGCCAATCACCTGGTCAACCTCGACGACGTCAACGTCGTCGAACGCGACTACCCGCTGTTGACCTCCAAGGAGGTCAACTCGCTGGTGAAGGAACGGCTGGGACGCAAGCTCGTCGTGGTGGGCGCGTGCATCGGAACCGACGCCCACACCGTGGGAATCGACGCGATCCTCAACATCAAGGGATTCGCGGGGGAGAAGGGTCTGGAGTACTACCGCGAGCTGAAGGTGCTGAACCTCGGCGCCCAGGTCGCGGTACCGGATCTGGTCAACCGGGCGATCGCGGAGAAGGCCGACGCGGTCCTGGTCAGCCAGGTCGTCACCCAACGCGACGCCCACCTCCACAACACCCGGGAACTGTCGGCGGCCTTCCGTGAGGCGCTGTCGCCGCAGGATCGACCCCTGTTGATCATCGGCGGCCCCCGGTTCGACGAGACCATGGCCGACGAACTGGGGGTCGACCAGATCTTCAGCCGGGGAACCACCCCCGCCGATGTCGCCTCATACATCACTCATCGGCTCGTCAGTAGTAAGGAACTCGTCTCATGATTCGAGGCGCTTACTGACGGTGGGCGCCTCGAAACTGCTGTTCATGCTAGATTTCAGGGTGATTCGCGCAGATTTTCTGC
Proteins encoded:
- a CDS encoding lysine 5,6-aminomutase subunit alpha, whose protein sequence is MTQPARLPLDAELIARARRLAQRAGQPVVDLATSHTTVAVERAMLRLAGLSGADPDGIPWVNRLLDAVRSDVGIAHGAALPVFHSLLSEGHQDLTLLAHKAAAGAVTFTMPTGAEADAAREASRSAVAGGLARVDAGRLERDRMVGEIGDPPQRPWIYLIVATGDIYEDIPQAQAAARAGADVIAVIRSTGQSLLDYVPEGATREGFAGTYATGENFRLMRAALDETSRELGRYVRLCNYASGLCMPEIAALAGMHRLDMMLNDSMYGILFRDINPIRTFVDQRLSRQIHARAGIIINTGEDNYLTTADAVEAAHTVTVSQLLNEFFAHEAGLPDQLLGLGHAFEINPDLTDSFRMELAHAMLARQLFPDCPLKWMPPTRHMTGDVFKGNLLDGFFNLAGAMTGQGILLVGMMTEAVVTPWLSDRDIALQNVRYVLNACGGLVEDFHPPADGFIARRAQQVLGEAVELLEKIVDDGLLRAIGEGTFGIMKRPADAGRGLDGVEKHAEDYYNPASDLLENSSGEE
- a CDS encoding OAM dimerization domain-containing protein, with the translated sequence MSNIIRPYGDTTGDGMVQLSFTLPIPHDKRSEGAAAQLAGKMGLDPVMVVHASQIGTSHTFFVVYGKANHLVNLDDVNVVERDYPLLTSKEVNSLVKERLGRKLVVVGACIGTDAHTVGIDAILNIKGFAGEKGLEYYRELKVLNLGAQVAVPDLVNRAIAEKADAVLVSQVVTQRDAHLHNTRELSAAFREALSPQDRPLLIIGGPRFDETMADELGVDQIFSRGTTPADVASYITHRLVSSKELVS